From Glycine soja cultivar W05 chromosome 4, ASM419377v2, whole genome shotgun sequence, the proteins below share one genomic window:
- the LOC114409484 gene encoding protein decapping 5-like isoform X2 gives MASESASRSSSAADSYIGSLISLTSKSEIRYEGILYNINTEESSIGLRNVRSFGTEGRKKDGLQIPPGDKIYEYILFRGTDIKDLQVKSSPPVQPTPQVNNDPAIIQSHYPHPVTTSTNLPSAVSGSLSDPSSHTTQHGLPGSNFQGPLPLYQPGGNIGSWGASPSAPNANGGRLGMPPMYWQGYYGAPNGLPQLHQQSLLQPPPGLSMPSSMQQPMQYPNITPSLPTVSSNLPELPSSLLPASASIPSITSASLPPSNLPPAPSALAPAPSALPPAPSALSPSSSALSPAPSATLASEILPVSVTNEAPIVSTSAAMLAANLPSLTISGPDINAIVPPISSKLHAISGSSLPYQTVSQFSPAVVGSSTSIHSETSAPSLVIPGRLLQPGPSIVSSAQPSQAPHKDVEVVQVSSTSSSEPSVPVLAETQPPILPLPVTSRPSYRGLRPVTKFTEDFDFMAMNEKFKKDEVWGHLGKSKSHSKEKDGEENAFDEDYQDEDNDDVSNIEVKPLYNKDDFFDSLSSNMHGNASQNGRTRYSEQIKIDTETFGDFVRHHGGRRGRGPGRVGRTRGGYYGRVGGYGYNGRGRGRGMSSQNL, from the exons ATGGCGTCTGAGAGCGCTTCTCGATCGAGTTCAGCGGCCGATTCGTACATTGGGAGCTTGATAAGCTTGACCTCTAAGAGTGAGATCAGATACGAAGGTATTCTCTACAACATCAACACCGAAGAGTCCAGTATTGGCCTCAGAAACG TGCGATCTTTTGGAACAGAAGGAAGGAAAAAGGATGGCCTACAAATTCCTCCAGGTGACAAGATTTATGAGTATATACTTTTCCGTGGGACTGACATCAAG gaTTTACAGGTTAAATCTTCTCCACCTGTCCAGCCTACTCCACAAGTCAACAATGACCCAGCTATTATTCAG TCTCACTATCCTCACCCAGTCACCACATCTACAAATTTGCCTTCTGCTGTAAGTGGGTCTTTGAGTGATCCTAGCTCTCATACCACACAGCATGGACTTCCCGGGTCAAATTTCCAAGGGCCCTTGCCTTTGTATCAACCTGGAGGGAACATAGGATCGTGGGGAGCTTCTCCGTCTGCTCCTAATGCAAATGGTGGTAGGCTTGGTATGCCACCAATGTATTGGCAAGGATATTATGGTGCCCCAAATGGGCTTCCTCAATTACACCAACAATCCTTGCTTCAACCACCACCTGGTTTATCAATGCCTTCATCTATGCAGCAGCCAATGCAGTATCCCAACATCACCCCCTCTTTACCTACTGTATCTTCTAATTTGCCTGAATTACCATCATCTTTACTTCCTGCGAGTGCTAGTATTCCTAGTATAACATCTGCTTCCTTGCCTCCATCTAATTTGCCTCCAGCACCTTCTGCTTTGGCTCCTGCTCCATCAGCTTTGCCTCCTGCACCGTCCGCTCTATCTCCTTCATCTTCTGCTTTATCTCCCGCACCTTCTGCAACACTTGCTTCTGAAATTTTGCCAGTATCAGTAACAAATGAGGCACCCATTGTTTCAACTTCAGCAGCCATGTTAGCTGCTAACTTGCCATCACTGACCATTTCTGGTCCAGATATAAATGCTATAGTGCCACCCATCTCCAGCAAACTGCATGCAATTTCAGGTTCAAGCTTGCCCTATCAAACTGTATCCCAGTTTTCTCCTGCTGTCGTGGGATCATCAACTTCTATCCATTCAGAAACATCAGCACCTTCTCTCGTAATCCCAGGTCGATTATTGCAGCCTGGACCAAGTATAGTTTCTTCAGCTCAGCCTTCACAAGCACCTCATAAGGATGTTGAAGTGGTTCAGGTATCTTCGACATCATCATCTGAACCATCTGTGCCAGTTCTTGCTGAAACTCAACCACCAATATTGCCATTGCCAGTAACTTCACGACCCAGTTACAGG GGTTTGCGCCCAGTCACAAAATTCACAGAGGATTTTGATTTTATGGCAATGAATGAGAAGTTCAAAAAGGATGAAGTATGGGGTCATCTTGGTAAAAGTAAGTctcattcaaaagaaaaagatgggGAAGAAAATGCCTTTGATGAAGATTACCAAGATGAAGACAATGACGATGTATCAAACATTGAGGTCAAG CCTCTATATAACAAGGATGATTTCTTTGACTCGCTCTCTTCCAACATGCATGGTAATGCTTCACAGAATGGAAGGACTAGATACTCTGAACAAATCAAGATTGATACTGAG ACGTTTGGTGATTTTGTGAGGCACCATGGTGGTCGCAGGGGCCGTGGCCCTGGCCGTGTTGGACGTACCCGAGGTGGTTATTATGGAAGAGTAGGAGGGTATGGCTATAATGGACGAGGGAGGGGACGTGGCATGTCCAGTCAGAATTTGTAG
- the LOC114409484 gene encoding protein decapping 5-like isoform X1, which translates to MASESASRSSSAADSYIGSLISLTSKSEIRYEGILYNINTEESSIGLRNVRSFGTEGRKKDGLQIPPGDKIYEYILFRGTDIKDLQVKSSPPVQPTPQVNNDPAIIQSHYPHPVTTSTNLPSAVSGSLSDPSSHTTQHGLPGSNFQGPLPLYQPGGNIGSWGASPSAPNANGGRLGMPPMYWQGYYGAPNGLPQLHQQSLLQPPPGLSMPSSMQQPMQYPNITPSLPTVSSNLPELPSSLLPASASIPSITSASLPPSNLPPAPSALAPAPSALPPAPSALSPSSSALSPAPSATLASEILPVSVTNEAPIVSTSAAMLAANLPSLTISGPDINAIVPPISSKLHAISGSSLPYQTVSQFSPAVVGSSTSIHSETSAPSLVIPGRLLQPGPSIVSSAQPSQAPHKDVEVVQVSSTSSSEPSVPVLAETQPPILPLPVTSRPSYRPGGAPIQTHHGYNYRGRGRGRGTGGLRPVTKFTEDFDFMAMNEKFKKDEVWGHLGKSKSHSKEKDGEENAFDEDYQDEDNDDVSNIEVKPLYNKDDFFDSLSSNMHGNASQNGRTRYSEQIKIDTETFGDFVRHHGGRRGRGPGRVGRTRGGYYGRVGGYGYNGRGRGRGMSSQNL; encoded by the exons ATGGCGTCTGAGAGCGCTTCTCGATCGAGTTCAGCGGCCGATTCGTACATTGGGAGCTTGATAAGCTTGACCTCTAAGAGTGAGATCAGATACGAAGGTATTCTCTACAACATCAACACCGAAGAGTCCAGTATTGGCCTCAGAAACG TGCGATCTTTTGGAACAGAAGGAAGGAAAAAGGATGGCCTACAAATTCCTCCAGGTGACAAGATTTATGAGTATATACTTTTCCGTGGGACTGACATCAAG gaTTTACAGGTTAAATCTTCTCCACCTGTCCAGCCTACTCCACAAGTCAACAATGACCCAGCTATTATTCAG TCTCACTATCCTCACCCAGTCACCACATCTACAAATTTGCCTTCTGCTGTAAGTGGGTCTTTGAGTGATCCTAGCTCTCATACCACACAGCATGGACTTCCCGGGTCAAATTTCCAAGGGCCCTTGCCTTTGTATCAACCTGGAGGGAACATAGGATCGTGGGGAGCTTCTCCGTCTGCTCCTAATGCAAATGGTGGTAGGCTTGGTATGCCACCAATGTATTGGCAAGGATATTATGGTGCCCCAAATGGGCTTCCTCAATTACACCAACAATCCTTGCTTCAACCACCACCTGGTTTATCAATGCCTTCATCTATGCAGCAGCCAATGCAGTATCCCAACATCACCCCCTCTTTACCTACTGTATCTTCTAATTTGCCTGAATTACCATCATCTTTACTTCCTGCGAGTGCTAGTATTCCTAGTATAACATCTGCTTCCTTGCCTCCATCTAATTTGCCTCCAGCACCTTCTGCTTTGGCTCCTGCTCCATCAGCTTTGCCTCCTGCACCGTCCGCTCTATCTCCTTCATCTTCTGCTTTATCTCCCGCACCTTCTGCAACACTTGCTTCTGAAATTTTGCCAGTATCAGTAACAAATGAGGCACCCATTGTTTCAACTTCAGCAGCCATGTTAGCTGCTAACTTGCCATCACTGACCATTTCTGGTCCAGATATAAATGCTATAGTGCCACCCATCTCCAGCAAACTGCATGCAATTTCAGGTTCAAGCTTGCCCTATCAAACTGTATCCCAGTTTTCTCCTGCTGTCGTGGGATCATCAACTTCTATCCATTCAGAAACATCAGCACCTTCTCTCGTAATCCCAGGTCGATTATTGCAGCCTGGACCAAGTATAGTTTCTTCAGCTCAGCCTTCACAAGCACCTCATAAGGATGTTGAAGTGGTTCAGGTATCTTCGACATCATCATCTGAACCATCTGTGCCAGTTCTTGCTGAAACTCAACCACCAATATTGCCATTGCCAGTAACTTCACGACCCAGTTACAGG CCCGGTGGAGCTCCTATCCAAACTCATCATGGCTATAATTATAGAGGACGTGGAAGAGGAAGGGGAACTGGG GGTTTGCGCCCAGTCACAAAATTCACAGAGGATTTTGATTTTATGGCAATGAATGAGAAGTTCAAAAAGGATGAAGTATGGGGTCATCTTGGTAAAAGTAAGTctcattcaaaagaaaaagatgggGAAGAAAATGCCTTTGATGAAGATTACCAAGATGAAGACAATGACGATGTATCAAACATTGAGGTCAAG CCTCTATATAACAAGGATGATTTCTTTGACTCGCTCTCTTCCAACATGCATGGTAATGCTTCACAGAATGGAAGGACTAGATACTCTGAACAAATCAAGATTGATACTGAG ACGTTTGGTGATTTTGTGAGGCACCATGGTGGTCGCAGGGGCCGTGGCCCTGGCCGTGTTGGACGTACCCGAGGTGGTTATTATGGAAGAGTAGGAGGGTATGGCTATAATGGACGAGGGAGGGGACGTGGCATGTCCAGTCAGAATTTGTAG